Proteins encoded within one genomic window of Streptomyces profundus:
- the pruA gene encoding L-glutamate gamma-semialdehyde dehydrogenase, which produces MDAVTQVPVPVNEPVLTYAPGSPERARLERKLKELGENPIELPMTIGGHRRLAGGERFDVVQPHRHAARLGTYGNATEQDAGDAIDAALAAAPAWRALSFDDRAAVFLKAAELLSGPWRETIAASTMLGQSKTIQQAEIDAPCELIDFWRFNVHFAREILAEQPPVQPKGVWNRMDHRPLEGFVYAVTPFNFTAIAGNLPTAPALMGNVVVWKPSPTQTHAAVLLMRLLEEAGLPDGVINLVTGDGRAVSEVALPHPSLAGIHFTGSTPTFRALWRGVGDHLERYRNYPRIVGETGGKDFIVAHPSADPAVLRTAIVRGAFEYQGQKCSAASRAYVPRSLWEGGLRDELAAETDGLTMGDPTDLGNFMAAVIDERAFAKCRAAIDRAVADPSCEIIAGGTYDDSVGYFVRPTVLTCSDPDDEVFSSEYFGPIIAVHVYEDENFDAMLDQMESVADYALTGAFLARDRALAAEVSERLRFAAGNFYLNDKPTGSVVGQQPFGGGRASGTNDKAGSKLNLLRWVSPRVIKETQVAPTDYRYPHMG; this is translated from the coding sequence ATGGACGCTGTGACCCAGGTCCCGGTGCCGGTGAACGAGCCGGTGCTCACCTACGCGCCCGGCTCTCCCGAGCGCGCCCGACTGGAACGCAAGCTCAAGGAGCTCGGCGAGAACCCGATCGAGCTGCCGATGACCATCGGCGGCCATCGGCGGCTCGCTGGGGGCGAACGTTTCGACGTGGTGCAGCCGCACCGGCACGCGGCCAGGCTCGGCACCTATGGCAACGCCACCGAGCAGGACGCCGGTGACGCCATCGACGCGGCGCTCGCCGCGGCCCCCGCCTGGCGGGCGCTGTCCTTCGACGACCGGGCGGCCGTCTTCCTGAAGGCCGCCGAGCTGCTCTCGGGCCCCTGGCGGGAGACCATCGCGGCCTCGACCATGCTCGGCCAGTCCAAGACGATCCAGCAGGCGGAGATCGACGCGCCCTGCGAGCTGATCGACTTCTGGCGGTTCAACGTGCACTTCGCCAGGGAGATCCTCGCGGAGCAGCCGCCGGTGCAGCCCAAGGGCGTCTGGAACCGGATGGACCACCGGCCGCTGGAGGGCTTCGTCTACGCGGTCACCCCGTTCAACTTCACGGCGATCGCCGGCAACCTGCCGACCGCGCCGGCGCTGATGGGCAATGTGGTGGTGTGGAAGCCGTCGCCCACCCAGACCCACGCCGCCGTGCTGCTGATGCGGCTGCTGGAGGAGGCCGGGCTGCCGGACGGCGTGATCAACCTGGTCACCGGGGACGGCCGGGCGGTCTCCGAGGTGGCGCTGCCGCACCCGAGCCTGGCCGGCATCCACTTCACCGGCTCGACGCCGACCTTCAGGGCGCTCTGGCGTGGCGTCGGCGACCATCTGGAGCGCTACCGCAACTACCCCCGGATCGTGGGGGAGACCGGCGGCAAGGACTTCATCGTCGCCCACCCGAGCGCCGACCCGGCGGTGCTGCGCACCGCGATCGTCCGGGGCGCCTTCGAGTACCAGGGGCAGAAGTGCTCGGCCGCCTCCCGCGCCTATGTGCCGCGCTCCCTCTGGGAGGGCGGTCTGCGGGACGAGCTGGCGGCCGAGACCGACGGGCTGACCATGGGCGACCCGACGGATCTGGGCAACTTCATGGCCGCCGTCATCGACGAGCGGGCGTTCGCCAAGTGCCGCGCCGCCATCGACCGGGCGGTCGCCGACCCCAGCTGCGAGATCATCGCCGGCGGCACCTATGACGACAGCGTCGGCTACTTCGTCCGGCCGACGGTGCTGACCTGCTCGGACCCGGACGACGAGGTGTTCAGCAGCGAGTACTTCGGGCCGATCATCGCCGTCCACGTCTACGAGGACGAGAACTTCGACGCGATGCTCGACCAGATGGAGTCCGTCGCCGACTACGCGCTGACCGGCGCGTTTCTGGCCAGGGACCGGGCGTTGGCGGCCGAGGTGAGCGAGCGGCTGCGGTTCGCCGCCGGGAACTTCTACCTCAACGACAAGCCCACCGGGTCCGTCGTCGGCCAGCAGCCCTTCGGCGGGGGGCGCGCCTCCGGCACCAACGACAAGGCGGGGTCCAAGCTCAACCTGCTGCGCTGGGTGTCGCCCCGTGTGATCAAGGAGACCCAGGTGGCCCCCACCGACTACCGCTATCCGCACATGGGGTGA
- a CDS encoding proline dehydrogenase family protein has translation MLGPVLLAAAGSDRIRRLVSSASLTRPVVDRFIAGDQVSDALDTTRTLLDQGMTVTLDRLGESVTDPAQAVRNRDGYLELLDELTGHGLAERAELSVKLSAFGQALPDGHDIARRHVERVVAAATEAGTAVTLDMEDHRTVDSTLAIHRELRRAYPRTGAVLQSYLFRSENDCRELAEAGARVRLVKGAYREPASVAYQRRSEVDLAYVRCLRLLMAGGGYPMVGTHDPRLVTVAEELAKREGRAFDAYEYQMLFGIRDAEQRRLTALGHRVRVYVPYGDDWYGYFMRRLAERPANLTFFARSLATRG, from the coding sequence GTGCTTGGACCCGTACTGCTGGCGGCGGCCGGCAGCGATCGCATTCGGCGGCTGGTCTCGTCGGCCTCGCTCACCCGTCCGGTGGTGGACCGTTTCATCGCGGGCGACCAGGTGTCCGACGCGCTGGACACCACCAGGACCCTGCTGGACCAGGGGATGACGGTCACCCTCGACCGGCTCGGCGAGTCGGTGACCGACCCGGCGCAGGCCGTGCGGAACCGGGACGGCTATCTGGAGCTGCTGGACGAGCTGACGGGGCACGGTCTCGCCGAGCGCGCCGAGCTGTCGGTGAAGCTCTCGGCCTTCGGCCAGGCGCTCCCCGACGGCCACGACATCGCCCGTCGGCATGTGGAGCGGGTGGTCGCCGCCGCCACCGAGGCCGGCACCGCCGTCACCCTGGACATGGAGGACCACCGCACGGTGGACTCCACCCTCGCCATCCACCGGGAGCTGCGCCGCGCCTACCCCCGGACGGGCGCCGTGCTCCAGTCCTACCTCTTCCGGAGCGAGAACGACTGCCGCGAGCTGGCCGAGGCGGGCGCGCGGGTGCGGCTCGTCAAGGGCGCCTACCGGGAGCCGGCCTCCGTCGCCTACCAGCGGAGGTCCGAGGTCGACCTGGCGTATGTGCGGTGCCTGCGGCTGCTGATGGCGGGCGGCGGCTACCCGATGGTCGGTACCCACGATCCCCGGCTGGTGACGGTGGCCGAGGAACTCGCCAAGCGTGAGGGCCGGGCCTTCGACGCCTACGAGTACCAGATGCTCTTCGGCATCCGCGACGCCGAGCAGCGCAGGCTGACCGCGCTCGGCCACCGGGTGCGGGTCTATGTGCCCTACGGCGACGACTGGTACGGCTACTTCATGCGCCGGCTGGCCGAGCGCCCCGCCAACCTCACCTTCTTCGCCCGCTCCCTGGCGACCCGGGGCTGA
- a CDS encoding PucR family transcriptional regulator yields the protein MRSPYQELIDEICALLDAPATLEGRDFGLIAFGAHDSEDDRVMDPVRTRSILRRRSTAAVRSWFEGFGITRAREPVRIPPDPSAGVRTGRVCLPVRHGGVVYGYVWLIDDGTFPLDDPRLTEAMEIAGRAGALLAEEARAGSRAGELLRTLLGAPAGEETADAAGELAEALGPAAEGPLALIAVAPWDAAADLPAAPPGALALIALPPGQRAGAGWALAALVRPSAARAVAERLGRRAGLSAPRQEVAELAAAWPEALAAVRAAGADDRLGPLADWASIGPYRLLAALPAQLPTDPAVAPLLSPEHRELAHTAETFLDLAGQATRTAAALGIHRQTLYYRVSRIEHLTGLSLNNGDDRLLLHLALKLARLRSP from the coding sequence ATGCGCTCCCCCTACCAGGAACTCATCGACGAGATCTGCGCGCTGCTCGACGCCCCCGCGACGCTGGAGGGACGCGACTTCGGGCTGATCGCCTTCGGCGCCCACGACAGCGAGGACGACCGGGTGATGGACCCGGTCCGCACCCGTTCCATCCTGCGCCGACGCTCCACGGCCGCGGTGCGCTCCTGGTTCGAGGGCTTCGGCATCACCAGGGCGCGCGAGCCGGTGCGTATCCCGCCCGATCCATCCGCCGGCGTGCGCACGGGGCGCGTCTGTCTCCCCGTGCGCCATGGCGGGGTGGTGTACGGCTACGTCTGGCTGATCGACGACGGGACGTTCCCGTTGGACGACCCCAGGCTGACGGAGGCGATGGAGATCGCGGGGCGCGCGGGCGCGCTGCTCGCCGAGGAGGCCAGGGCCGGCTCCCGCGCCGGCGAGCTGCTGCGCACGCTGCTCGGCGCGCCGGCGGGCGAGGAGACGGCCGACGCGGCCGGCGAGCTGGCCGAGGCGCTCGGCCCGGCGGCCGAGGGGCCGCTGGCGCTGATCGCCGTGGCGCCCTGGGACGCGGCGGCGGATCTGCCGGCGGCGCCGCCGGGCGCGCTCGCCCTGATCGCCCTGCCGCCGGGGCAACGCGCCGGCGCCGGCTGGGCGTTGGCCGCGCTGGTCCGGCCGAGCGCGGCCCGCGCGGTGGCCGAGCGGCTGGGCCGCCGCGCCGGCCTGAGCGCGCCCAGGCAGGAGGTCGCCGAGCTGGCCGCCGCCTGGCCGGAGGCGCTCGCCGCCGTCCGGGCGGCCGGCGCTGACGACCGCCTCGGGCCGCTCGCCGACTGGGCCTCGATCGGCCCCTACCGGCTGCTGGCCGCGCTCCCCGCGCAACTGCCCACCGACCCGGCCGTCGCCCCCCTGCTGAGCCCCGAACACCGCGAACTCGCCCACACCGCCGAGACCTTCCTCGACCTCGCCGGCCAGGCCACCCGCACCGCCGCCGCCCTGGGCATCCACCGCCAGACGCTCTACTACCGCGTCTCCCGCATCGAACACCTCACCGGCCTCAGCCTGAACAACGGCGACGACCGCCTCCTGCTGCACCTCGCCCTGAAGCTGGCCCGACTGCGCTCCCCCTGA
- the cimA gene encoding citramalate synthase, with translation MTTDAMRPEAPTDAFHVFDTTLRDGAQREGIHLSVADKLTIARHLDDFGVGFIEGGWPGANPRDTEFFQRAATEIDFRHAQLVAFGATRKAGADAATDRQVQALLDSGAPVVTLVAKAHDRHVELALRTTLEENLAMVADTVRHLRAQGRRVFVDCEHFFDGYADNPEYALSVVRTAREAGADVVVLCDTNGGMLPGRITSVVRTVLAETGARLGIHTQDDSGCAVANTLAAVDAGATHVQGTANGYGERVGNANLFPVVAALELKYDMRVLPAGALTEMTRISHAVAEVVNLPPATHQPYVGVSAFAHKGGLHASAIKVDPDLYQHIDPELVGNSMRMLVSDMAGRASVELKGRELGYDLEGDRDLVGRVVARIKEQERGGYTYEAADASFELLLRDEAAGRRDRFFEPESWRTITDHRTDGQMANEATVRLWVKGERVLATGEGNGPVHALDQALRLALERTFPELARIQLMDYKVRILEGKYGTQSTTRVLVTSGDGEAEWSTVGVAENVIAASWQALDDAYTYGLLRAGLRPDA, from the coding sequence ATGACGACGGATGCCATGCGGCCAGAGGCCCCAACCGACGCCTTCCACGTGTTCGACACCACCCTCAGGGACGGCGCGCAGCGCGAGGGCATTCACCTCAGCGTCGCCGACAAGCTGACCATCGCCCGCCACCTGGACGACTTCGGGGTGGGCTTCATCGAGGGCGGCTGGCCGGGCGCCAACCCCAGGGACACCGAGTTCTTCCAACGCGCCGCCACCGAGATCGACTTCCGGCACGCCCAGCTGGTGGCCTTCGGCGCCACCCGTAAGGCGGGCGCGGACGCCGCCACCGACCGCCAGGTCCAGGCGCTGCTCGACTCGGGGGCGCCGGTGGTCACGCTGGTGGCCAAGGCGCACGACCGGCATGTCGAGCTGGCGCTGCGCACCACCCTGGAGGAGAACCTCGCCATGGTGGCCGACACCGTGCGCCATCTCCGTGCCCAGGGCCGCCGGGTCTTCGTCGACTGCGAGCACTTCTTCGACGGCTACGCCGACAACCCCGAGTACGCGCTGAGCGTCGTCAGGACGGCGCGCGAGGCCGGCGCCGACGTGGTGGTGCTCTGCGACACCAACGGCGGGATGCTGCCGGGGCGGATCACCTCCGTGGTGCGCACCGTGCTGGCCGAGACCGGCGCCCGGCTCGGCATCCACACGCAGGACGACAGCGGCTGCGCCGTCGCCAACACCCTGGCCGCCGTGGACGCGGGCGCCACCCACGTCCAGGGCACGGCCAACGGGTACGGCGAGCGGGTGGGCAACGCCAACCTGTTCCCCGTGGTCGCGGCGCTTGAGCTGAAGTACGACATGCGGGTGCTGCCGGCGGGGGCGCTCACCGAGATGACGCGGATCTCGCACGCCGTCGCCGAGGTGGTCAACCTGCCGCCGGCCACCCACCAGCCCTATGTGGGGGTCTCCGCCTTCGCCCACAAGGGCGGGCTGCACGCGTCGGCGATCAAGGTCGACCCCGACCTCTACCAGCACATCGACCCGGAGCTGGTGGGCAACTCGATGCGGATGCTGGTCTCCGACATGGCGGGGCGTGCCTCGGTCGAGCTCAAGGGCCGCGAGCTCGGCTACGACCTGGAAGGGGACCGCGATCTGGTGGGCCGGGTGGTCGCCCGGATCAAGGAGCAGGAGCGCGGCGGCTACACCTACGAGGCGGCCGACGCGTCCTTCGAGCTGCTGCTGCGCGACGAGGCGGCCGGCCGCAGGGACCGCTTCTTCGAGCCCGAGTCCTGGCGAACCATCACGGACCACAGGACCGACGGCCAGATGGCCAACGAGGCGACGGTCCGCCTGTGGGTGAAGGGCGAGCGGGTGCTGGCCACGGGCGAGGGCAACGGCCCGGTGCACGCGTTGGACCAGGCGCTGCGGCTGGCCCTGGAACGCACCTTCCCGGAGCTGGCCCGTATCCAGCTGATGGACTACAAGGTCCGTATCCTGGAGGGCAAGTACGGTACCCAGTCGACCACCCGCGTCCTGGTCACCAGCGGCGACGGCGAGGCCGAGTGGTCCACGGTCGGTGTCGCCGAGAATGTCATCGCCGCCTCCTGGCAGGCGTTGGACGACGCCTACACCTACGGCCTGCTGCGCGCCGGGCTGCGGCCGGACGCGTGA
- a CDS encoding branched-chain amino acid aminotransferase — MTTSLPFDRKLAAQPRSDADREAALVDPGFGNHFTDHMVTIRWTEEQGWHEARLQPYAPLPMDPATMVFHYSQEIFEGLKAYRQADGSVAVFRPEANAERFQRSARRMAMPELPVELFVEAIDVLVGQDSAWVPASGEQSLYLRPFMIASEVGLGINRPANEYLFVVIASPAGAYFPRGIKPVSVWLSQEYVRAAPGGTGEAKTGGNYAAAFLAQAEATEQGCDQVVWLDAVERRWVEEMGGMNLYFVRGGGADTQIVTPQLSGTLLPGITRDSLLRIASDLGYSTGEVKISTDDWREGSASGAITEVFACGTAAVITPVGSVKSAEARWEIGDGQPGPVTLRLREELLGIQTGQRPDPYGWMHPVA; from the coding sequence ATGACAACCTCCCTGCCCTTCGACCGTAAGCTCGCGGCCCAGCCGCGGTCCGACGCGGACCGCGAGGCGGCGCTGGTCGACCCCGGGTTCGGCAATCACTTCACCGACCACATGGTCACCATCAGGTGGACCGAGGAACAGGGCTGGCACGAGGCGCGACTTCAGCCCTACGCGCCCCTACCGATGGACCCGGCCACGATGGTCTTCCACTACTCGCAGGAGATCTTCGAGGGGTTGAAGGCCTACCGCCAGGCCGACGGCTCCGTCGCCGTCTTCCGCCCCGAGGCCAACGCGGAACGCTTCCAGCGCTCCGCCCGGCGGATGGCCATGCCCGAGCTTCCCGTCGAGCTCTTCGTCGAGGCCATCGACGTGCTCGTCGGCCAGGACTCGGCCTGGGTCCCGGCCAGCGGGGAGCAGTCCCTCTATCTGCGGCCGTTCATGATCGCCTCCGAGGTCGGCCTGGGCATCAACCGCCCGGCCAACGAATACCTCTTCGTCGTGATCGCCTCCCCGGCCGGCGCCTACTTCCCGCGGGGCATCAAGCCGGTCTCCGTCTGGCTCTCCCAGGAGTACGTGCGCGCGGCCCCCGGCGGCACGGGCGAGGCCAAGACCGGCGGCAACTACGCCGCCGCCTTCCTCGCGCAGGCCGAGGCCACCGAGCAGGGCTGCGACCAGGTGGTCTGGCTGGACGCCGTGGAGCGCCGCTGGGTCGAGGAGATGGGCGGCATGAACCTCTACTTCGTGCGGGGCGGTGGCGCCGACACCCAGATCGTCACCCCCCAGCTCAGCGGCACCCTGCTGCCGGGCATCACCCGCGACTCGCTGCTGCGCATCGCCAGCGACCTCGGCTACTCGACGGGTGAGGTCAAGATCTCCACCGACGACTGGCGGGAGGGCAGCGCCAGCGGCGCCATCACCGAGGTCTTCGCGTGCGGGACGGCGGCCGTGATCACCCCCGTCGGGTCGGTCAAGTCCGCCGAGGCCCGGTGGGAGATCGGCGACGGCCAGCCGGGCCCTGTCACCCTGCGGCTCCGCGAGGAGCTGCTGGGCATCCAGACCGGCCAACGCCCCGACCCCTACGGCTGGATGCACCCCGTCGCCTGA
- a CDS encoding 3-isopropylmalate dehydrogenase, protein MARSIDLAVIPGDGIGPEVVAEGLKVLSAVLPSDVKCETTAYDLGARRWHASGETLPEAELERLRGHDAILLGAIGDPSVPSGVLERGLLLKLRFAFDHYVNLRPSRLFPNTPSPLAGRPEIDFVVVREGTEGPYVGNGGSMRTGTPAEVATEVSLNTAFGVERVVRDAFERAVARPAKKLTLVHKNNVLVHAGHLWKNTVDRVAEEYQGVEVDYLHVDAATIFFVTQPQRFDVIVTDNLFGDILTDLAAAITGGIGLAASGNINPEGAFPSMFEPVHGSAPDIAGTGKADPTATVLSVALLLRHLGYQAEATRIEDVVTADLAERDAASPRSTEAIGDALAARVAG, encoded by the coding sequence ATGGCTCGCAGTATCGATCTCGCGGTGATCCCAGGCGACGGCATCGGCCCTGAGGTGGTCGCGGAGGGGCTCAAGGTCCTGTCCGCGGTGTTGCCCTCGGACGTCAAGTGCGAGACCACCGCATACGATCTCGGCGCGCGCCGCTGGCACGCGTCCGGGGAGACCCTGCCCGAGGCGGAGTTGGAGCGCCTGCGCGGCCACGACGCGATCCTGCTCGGCGCGATCGGCGATCCGTCCGTTCCCTCGGGCGTGCTGGAGCGCGGGCTGCTGCTGAAGCTGCGGTTTGCCTTCGACCACTACGTCAACCTGCGCCCGAGCCGTCTCTTCCCCAACACCCCGAGCCCGCTGGCCGGCCGCCCCGAGATCGACTTCGTGGTGGTCCGCGAGGGCACCGAGGGCCCGTATGTGGGCAACGGCGGCTCCATGCGCACCGGTACGCCGGCGGAGGTCGCCACCGAGGTCAGCCTCAACACGGCCTTCGGTGTGGAGCGCGTGGTGCGCGACGCCTTCGAGCGGGCCGTCGCCCGGCCGGCGAAGAAGCTCACCCTGGTGCACAAGAACAACGTGCTGGTGCACGCCGGCCACCTGTGGAAGAACACCGTGGACCGCGTCGCCGAGGAGTACCAGGGCGTCGAGGTCGACTATCTGCATGTGGACGCCGCCACCATCTTCTTCGTCACCCAGCCCCAGCGGTTCGACGTGATCGTCACCGACAACCTCTTCGGTGACATCCTCACCGACCTCGCCGCCGCCATCACCGGCGGCATCGGCCTCGCCGCCTCGGGGAACATCAACCCCGAGGGCGCCTTCCCGTCGATGTTCGAGCCGGTCCACGGCTCCGCCCCGGACATCGCCGGCACCGGCAAGGCCGACCCGACGGCCACCGTGCTGTCGGTCGCGCTGCTGCTCCGCCACCTCGGCTACCAGGCCGAGGCCACCCGCATCGAGGACGTCGTCACGGCGGACCTCGCCGAGCGCGACGCGGCGTCGCCCCGCTCCACCGAGGCCATCGGCGACGCGCTGGCGGCGCGAGTAGCCGGCTAG